From one Streptococcus oralis genomic stretch:
- a CDS encoding T7SS effector LXG polymorphic toxin — translation MGIDMYLEQSQLQSSSVATMCQSQVEAYQALQSAIQKFSEDTESLKGDAYNSARSFFASVLLPLSKGGQLYAETFSQAIKKLPEDYQTMVDSKSWREDDLLDKIRQEEQMIAYLDEVNQSLSSLTMDSEEKGRLRRSNVELMRGHHANKRVYETILKDLRAYDSYSGGLFDVLDSIDVQLSRGLAQIETSWDAKKGVFKVPSDLTWANYLTAYADTKDLKLSRQEKAFVQTMMAEYGFDAETAQQLLTIKQGIDKKFPTSSQEFRDYIFLRVVGATSYNESKWDETAGYLKNYFFDEVVSSPSTVEKMRVEKPLLEIFQELGLKEEKAKELYYNLRLQHELASGKASYSNKLKSEDPELYETFKKRYSEVYNKEEGFDKFWDEKLKAYSNNGAGHADFTHQSITMATHLNPSSFQLSDFYGGREHVKDLSGWEGDTTFNANDMKPSIGEDDYKADLDSVNLIGRMQKGQSYDQAISSYYADLQKDSSQREREFLKNKDWKHVRSTIYASILPLEIMEKGEDAIKAYIESNYSGVSKFLNRLEAVAD, via the coding sequence ATGGGCATTGATATGTATTTGGAACAATCACAACTACAAAGTTCGAGTGTAGCGACCATGTGTCAATCTCAGGTGGAGGCTTATCAAGCCTTGCAATCAGCCATTCAAAAGTTTTCAGAGGATACGGAGAGTCTAAAGGGCGATGCTTATAATTCGGCTAGAAGTTTTTTTGCAAGTGTCTTGCTTCCCTTGAGCAAAGGGGGACAGCTCTATGCGGAAACTTTCTCTCAAGCTATCAAGAAATTACCAGAAGACTACCAAACGATGGTCGACAGCAAGAGTTGGCGTGAGGATGATCTGCTTGATAAGATCCGTCAGGAAGAGCAAATGATTGCCTATCTAGATGAAGTCAACCAATCCCTTTCTAGCTTGACCATGGATAGTGAAGAAAAGGGGAGATTGAGACGCAGTAATGTGGAACTCATGCGAGGACACCATGCGAATAAACGTGTCTATGAAACGATTTTGAAAGACCTGCGTGCCTATGATAGCTACTCAGGAGGACTTTTCGATGTTCTAGACAGTATCGACGTGCAGTTGAGTCGCGGACTGGCCCAGATCGAAACGAGCTGGGATGCAAAGAAAGGCGTCTTTAAAGTCCCCTCTGACCTGACTTGGGCCAACTATCTGACTGCCTATGCTGATACAAAGGACTTGAAGCTCAGCCGTCAAGAGAAGGCCTTTGTCCAGACCATGATGGCAGAATACGGCTTTGACGCAGAGACAGCCCAACAGCTTTTGACCATCAAGCAAGGGATAGACAAGAAGTTCCCAACCTCTAGCCAAGAGTTCCGTGACTATATCTTTTTGCGAGTCGTCGGTGCGACGTCTTACAACGAATCAAAGTGGGATGAGACTGCAGGATATTTAAAAAATTATTTTTTTGATGAGGTTGTTAGCAGTCCATCTACAGTTGAAAAAATGAGAGTAGAAAAACCACTTCTTGAAATCTTCCAAGAACTGGGGTTGAAAGAAGAAAAGGCCAAAGAACTCTATTATAACCTTCGATTGCAACATGAACTGGCTAGTGGGAAAGCTAGTTATTCAAATAAGTTAAAATCTGAGGACCCTGAGTTATATGAAACTTTCAAAAAGCGTTATTCCGAAGTTTATAATAAAGAAGAAGGTTTTGATAAGTTTTGGGATGAGAAACTAAAGGCTTACTCTAACAACGGAGCAGGCCATGCAGACTTCACTCACCAGTCCATCACTATGGCTACTCATCTAAATCCTAGTAGTTTCCAGTTATCTGATTTTTATGGTGGTAGAGAGCATGTCAAGGACCTTTCAGGCTGGGAGGGAGACACGACATTTAATGCAAATGATATGAAACCAAGCATCGGGGAAGATGACTACAAGGCGGATTTGGACTCGGTCAATCTTATCGGCCGTATGCAAAAGGGGCAATCCTATGACCAAGCTATCTCTTCTTACTATGCTGATCTTCAAAAAGATTCCTCTCAGAGAGAAAGAGAATTCTTAAAAAATAAAGATTGGAAGCATGTCAGAAGTACTATTTATGCTAGTATCCTCCCATTAGAGATTATGGAAAAAGGTGAAGATGCCATTAAAGCATATATTGAAAGTAACTATTCAGGTGTGTCCAAGTTTTTAAACCGCTTGGAAGCCGTGGCGGACTAG
- a CDS encoding TipC family immunity protein — MKKILGVLTIVVLLVSVCLYFFSKQPKNIFDEIYQETEKTYRTNNILRNIEGFEIDDVWPSDGDYFKYSPLGKYKTPPEDYLELRVGFNFEKAYSKLFVSFERKIADGTKLWMVNKYNPNTKTITKSIQIVISGNEDSYIEDEAQVKSYLEQYGITAKDLDSYYDEIINQKVLKDWCSIYDSKYSPSNYGEVKIETQWENW, encoded by the coding sequence ATGAAGAAAATTCTAGGTGTTTTAACAATAGTAGTATTACTTGTATCAGTTTGTCTTTACTTTTTTTCTAAACAACCTAAAAACATTTTTGATGAAATCTATCAGGAAACAGAGAAAACCTATCGCACAAATAATATTTTAAGAAATATAGAAGGTTTTGAAATCGATGATGTCTGGCCAAGTGATGGAGATTATTTTAAATATAGCCCTTTAGGAAAGTATAAGACTCCTCCAGAGGATTATCTTGAACTGAGAGTTGGATTTAATTTTGAGAAAGCGTATAGTAAACTGTTTGTTTCATTTGAGAGAAAAATAGCTGATGGTACGAAGCTATGGATGGTCAACAAATATAATCCAAATACTAAAACAATCACAAAGTCAATTCAGATTGTGATATCAGGAAATGAGGATAGTTATATCGAAGACGAAGCTCAGGTGAAATCCTACCTAGAGCAGTACGGTATCACTGCTAAGGATTTGGATTCTTACTACGACGAAATCATCAACCAGAAAGTCTTGAAAGACTGGTGTTCTATTTATGACAGCAAGTACTCGCCAAGTAACTATGGTGAGGTCAAGATTGAAACCCAGTGGGAGAATTGGTGA
- a CDS encoding DUF3278 domain-containing protein: protein MKKEDFTTRLLKLFFHIQGPFDECRQEMIYKACARALIQIVYSSLLLFLFYLLFGRFIELVRDAMPYLYFGLIFVLASRARLAVRDLHLDKDDPSEIHHKSYSKSQINLRSWGVFISIPIGLFVLSAFHKLFVQHLPLNTFWDNLSQFDKMLPLLVLGLGIGAIFGTMTYTFLSEHVKK from the coding sequence ATGAAAAAAGAAGATTTCACCACTCGCTTACTTAAACTATTCTTTCACATACAAGGCCCTTTTGATGAATGTCGTCAAGAGATGATTTACAAGGCTTGTGCCCGTGCCTTGATCCAAATCGTATACTCCTCCCTCCTACTCTTCTTGTTCTATCTCCTATTTGGACGCTTCATAGAGTTGGTTCGAGATGCCATGCCCTACCTCTATTTTGGACTTATCTTCGTCCTCGCATCTAGGGCGAGACTAGCAGTTCGCGACTTACATTTAGACAAGGATGACCCGTCCGAAATCCATCACAAAAGCTACAGCAAAAGTCAAATCAACCTTCGTAGTTGGGGTGTATTCATCAGTATTCCAATTGGATTGTTTGTCTTATCAGCCTTTCACAAACTCTTTGTTCAGCATCTCCCCCTCAATACCTTTTGGGACAATCTCTCCCAGTTCGATAAAATGCTCCCTTTACTAGTCTTAGGTTTGGGAATTGGTGCCATCTTTGGAACCATGACCTACACCTTTTTATCGGAACACGTTAAAAAATAG
- a CDS encoding DUF3278 domain-containing protein has product MKKETLTDKLIKRTYGISGPLDEHKRREADRIGNQVFIVLFYLMIFGNLIPFVLAYKYPQIVAIGYPLVVFGISMMAALYVVSQTKKTGITAIDPEMLSKKESKQLHFPGLKAGLIYGMGMFFGIPLLNVLTNDSKDYLGSLLNTGHFVSTILATLFFGVAIQIIVSLRIQKAKKDQEDD; this is encoded by the coding sequence ATGAAAAAAGAAACTCTCACTGACAAACTCATCAAACGCACATACGGCATTTCTGGCCCCCTTGACGAACACAAACGGCGCGAGGCTGATCGTATCGGGAATCAGGTCTTTATCGTTCTCTTTTATCTCATGATATTTGGCAACCTCATCCCCTTTGTCCTTGCTTATAAATACCCACAAATTGTCGCTATCGGCTATCCTCTCGTAGTGTTTGGCATTTCGATGATGGCTGCCCTCTATGTGGTCTCTCAAACCAAAAAAACGGGCATAACAGCTATTGACCCCGAAATGTTAAGCAAGAAAGAAAGTAAACAGCTACATTTTCCTGGTCTAAAAGCTGGTCTGATCTATGGCATGGGCATGTTCTTTGGAATACCGCTTCTGAATGTCCTAACCAATGATAGCAAGGATTATCTTGGTTCTCTTTTAAATACAGGGCATTTTGTATCAACTATCCTAGCTACCCTCTTCTTCGGAGTGGCCATACAAATTATTGTCTCTCTTCGCATTCAAAAGGCCAAGAAAGACCAAGAAGACGACTAG
- a CDS encoding helix-turn-helix transcriptional regulator gives MNRVKEFRKELGISQLELAKDIGVSRQTINMIENDKYNPTLELCLNLARSLQTDLNSLFWEDDF, from the coding sequence ATGAATCGTGTGAAAGAATTCCGCAAGGAACTGGGCATTTCCCAGCTCGAGCTCGCCAAAGATATCGGTGTCTCGAGACAGACCATCAACATGATTGAAAACGACAAGTACAATCCAACCCTGGAACTCTGTCTCAATCTCGCCCGCAGCCTCCAAACTGACCTCAATAGCCTCTTTTGGGAAGACGATTTTTAA
- the rsmH gene encoding 16S rRNA (cytosine(1402)-N(4))-methyltransferase RsmH: protein MTKEFHHVTVLLHETIDMLDVKPDGIYVDATLGGAGHSEYLLSKLSEKGHLYAFDQDQNAIDNAQKRLAPYIEKGIVTFIKDNFRHLQARLQEAGVQEIDGICYDLGVSSPQLDQRERGFSYKKDAPLDMRMNQEASLTAYEVVNHYDYHDLVRIFFKYGEDKFSKQIARKIEQAREVKPIETTTELAEIIKSAKPAKELKKKGHPAKQIFQAIRIEVNDELGAADESIQQAMDMLALDGRISVITFHSLEDRLTKQLFKEASTVEVPKGLPFIPDDLKPKMELVSRKPILPSAEELEANNRSHSAKLRVARKIHK from the coding sequence ATGACAAAAGAATTTCATCATGTAACGGTCTTGCTTCATGAAACGATTGATATGCTTGACGTAAAACCTGACGGTATCTACGTTGATGCGACTTTGGGTGGAGCAGGCCATAGCGAATATTTATTAAGTAAATTGAGCGAAAAAGGGCATCTCTATGCCTTCGACCAGGACCAGAATGCCATTGACAATGCGCAAAAACGGTTGGCACCCTATATCGAAAAGGGGATAGTAACCTTTATCAAGGACAACTTCCGTCATTTGCAGGCACGATTGCAGGAGGCTGGTGTCCAGGAAATTGATGGAATTTGTTATGACTTGGGAGTGTCCAGTCCTCAGCTAGATCAGCGTGAACGTGGCTTTTCTTATAAAAAGGATGCGCCACTGGATATGCGGATGAATCAGGAAGCTAGTTTGACGGCCTATGAAGTGGTCAATCATTATGACTATCATGACCTGGTTCGGATCTTTTTCAAGTATGGTGAGGATAAATTTTCTAAACAGATTGCCCGTAAGATTGAGCAAGCGCGTGAGGTGAAACCCATTGAGACAACGACGGAGTTGGCAGAGATTATCAAGTCGGCCAAGCCTGCTAAGGAACTCAAGAAAAAGGGGCACCCTGCCAAGCAGATTTTCCAGGCTATCCGAATCGAAGTCAATGATGAGCTGGGCGCTGCAGATGAATCCATCCAGCAGGCCATGGACATGCTGGCTTTGGATGGTAGAATCTCGGTCATTACCTTCCATTCGTTGGAAGATCGTTTGACCAAGCAATTATTCAAAGAAGCTTCAACAGTGGAAGTTCCCAAAGGCTTGCCCTTCATTCCAGATGACCTTAAGCCCAAGATGGAATTGGTCTCCCGCAAGCCAATCTTGCCAAGTGCTGAAGAGCTAGAAGCCAACAATCGTTCGCATTCAGCCAAGTTGCGCGTGGCTAGAAAAATTCACAAGTAA
- the ftsL gene encoding cell division protein FtsL — protein MAERIEKTSQLLQTKFKGFSRVEKAFYVSIAATMIILAISVVFMQTKLLQVQNELTKVNAQIEEKKTELDDAKQEVNELIRSERLKEIANSKDLQLNNENIRTAE, from the coding sequence ATGGCAGAAAGAATCGAAAAAACAAGCCAGTTATTGCAAACGAAGTTTAAAGGTTTTTCACGTGTGGAAAAGGCTTTCTATGTTTCGATTGCTGCAACAATGATTATCCTGGCAATTAGCGTTGTGTTTATGCAGACCAAGCTATTACAAGTTCAGAATGAATTGACCAAGGTTAATGCTCAAATCGAAGAAAAGAAAACAGAGCTAGACGATGCCAAGCAAGAGGTCAATGAATTGATTCGTTCAGAACGTTTGAAAGAAATTGCAAACTCTAAGGATTTGCAGCTGAATAACGAAAATATCCGAACAGCGGAGTAA
- the pbp2X gene encoding penicillin-binding protein PBP2X, translating into MKQWKEKIIRYAVRNRKSPEENRRRVGKSLSLLAVILFAVFLVNFAVIIGTGKKFGKDLVQEANKVHQTTKTIPAKRGTIYDRNGTPIAEDATSYNIYAVIDKTYKSATGKILYVEDSQFNKVAEIFHKYLDMEESYVKEQLSQPDLKQVSFGTKGNGITYANMMAIKNDLKTAGVEGIDFTTSPNRSYPNGQFASSFIGLAQLHENEDGTKRLIGTSGLESSLNSILAGTDGIITYEKDRLGNIVPGTDQASQQTVDGKDVYTTLSSPLQSFMETQMDAFQEKVKGKYMTATLVSAKTGEILATTQRPTFNADTKDGITKDFVWRDILYQSNYEPGSTMKVMMLASAIDNNTFPGGEYFNSSELKIADATIRDWDVNEGLTSGGTMTFSQGFAHSSNIGMTLLEQKMGDTTWLDYLNRFKFGVPTRFGLADEYTGQLPADNIVNIAMSSFGQGISVTQTQMLRAFTAIANDGVMLEPKFISALYDPNDQSVRKSQKEIVGNPVSKAAASSTREHMVMVGTDPVYGTMYNHSTGKPNVNVPGQNVALKSGTAQIADEKNGGYLTGETNYIFSVVSMHPAENPDFILYVTVQQPEHYSGVQLGEFANPILERASAMKESLNLQSTAKSLDQVSKTTSYAMPATKDFTPGDLAEELRRNLVQPIVIGTGTKIKELSVSEGDNLEANQQILILSDKVEEMPDMYGWTDENVQTFAKWLNIEVEWEGSGKTVKKQSVRANTALKDIKKMKITLGD; encoded by the coding sequence ATGAAACAGTGGAAAGAAAAAATCATCCGTTATGCCGTTCGTAACCGTAAATCTCCAGAAGAAAACCGTCGAAGAGTAGGGAAAAGCCTGAGTTTATTGGCTGTCATACTCTTCGCTGTCTTTTTGGTCAACTTTGCGGTCATTATCGGAACGGGTAAAAAATTTGGTAAGGACTTGGTTCAAGAAGCAAACAAGGTCCATCAAACAACCAAGACGATTCCTGCAAAACGGGGAACCATCTACGATCGTAATGGAACACCTATTGCAGAAGATGCGACATCTTATAATATCTATGCCGTTATTGACAAGACCTACAAGTCAGCAACAGGAAAAATTCTCTATGTAGAGGATTCTCAATTTAATAAGGTAGCTGAAATTTTCCATAAGTATTTGGATATGGAGGAGTCCTATGTCAAAGAACAGCTTTCTCAGCCAGATCTAAAACAGGTATCCTTTGGTACCAAGGGAAATGGGATCACCTATGCCAATATGATGGCTATTAAAAATGACCTCAAAACAGCTGGGGTTGAGGGGATTGACTTTACAACTAGCCCTAACCGTAGTTATCCCAATGGACAGTTTGCTTCTTCCTTTATCGGTTTAGCGCAACTCCATGAAAATGAGGATGGCACCAAACGTTTGATTGGGACATCTGGACTGGAGAGTTCCTTAAATAGCATTCTGGCGGGTACAGATGGGATCATCACCTATGAGAAAGATCGTCTGGGAAATATTGTTCCGGGTACAGATCAAGCTTCTCAACAAACGGTAGATGGAAAGGATGTGTACACAACCCTTTCTAGTCCCTTGCAATCCTTTATGGAAACCCAGATGGATGCCTTTCAGGAAAAGGTAAAAGGCAAGTATATGACGGCTACCTTGGTTAGCGCTAAAACAGGGGAAATCCTGGCTACGACCCAACGGCCAACCTTTAATGCTGATACCAAGGATGGCATCACAAAAGACTTTGTCTGGCGTGATATCCTCTATCAAAGTAACTATGAGCCAGGGTCAACCATGAAGGTGATGATGTTAGCTTCGGCTATTGACAACAATACCTTCCCTGGTGGCGAATACTTTAACAGCAGTGAATTGAAAATAGCTGATGCGACCATTCGAGACTGGGACGTCAATGAAGGATTGACGAGTGGTGGCACCATGACCTTCTCTCAAGGATTTGCCCACTCAAGTAATATCGGGATGACCTTGCTTGAGCAAAAGATGGGGGATACAACTTGGCTGGACTACCTTAACCGCTTTAAGTTTGGGGTGCCGACCCGTTTTGGTCTGGCGGATGAGTACACAGGTCAATTGCCTGCTGATAACATTGTCAATATCGCCATGAGTTCATTTGGACAAGGGATTTCTGTTACCCAGACTCAGATGCTTCGTGCCTTTACAGCTATTGCTAATGATGGGGTTATGTTGGAGCCGAAATTTATCAGTGCCCTCTATGATCCAAATGACCAGTCTGTCCGTAAGTCTCAAAAGGAAATTGTCGGAAATCCTGTGTCAAAAGCAGCAGCGTCCTCTACTCGGGAGCACATGGTCATGGTCGGGACAGATCCTGTCTACGGTACCATGTATAACCACAGCACAGGAAAACCAAATGTCAATGTTCCGGGGCAAAATGTTGCCCTGAAATCAGGGACAGCTCAGATTGCCGATGAGAAGAATGGGGGCTACCTGACAGGTGAAACCAACTATATCTTCTCAGTTGTGTCGATGCATCCTGCAGAAAATCCTGACTTTATCCTCTATGTAACGGTGCAACAGCCAGAGCATTATTCGGGTGTTCAGCTGGGAGAGTTTGCCAACCCAATCCTTGAGCGAGCTTCTGCTATGAAAGAATCCCTCAATCTTCAGTCAACTGCCAAGAGCTTGGATCAGGTCAGCAAGACGACAAGCTATGCCATGCCAGCTACCAAGGACTTTACTCCGGGTGACCTAGCAGAGGAATTGCGTCGCAACCTTGTCCAACCAATCGTTATCGGAACAGGAACCAAGATCAAGGAACTCTCGGTTTCTGAAGGAGATAATTTGGAAGCCAATCAGCAGATCTTGATCCTGTCAGATAAGGTCGAAGAAATGCCTGATATGTACGGCTGGACAGATGAAAATGTGCAAACATTTGCCAAATGGCTGAATATAGAAGTCGAGTGGGAAGGTAGTGGCAAAACGGTCAAGAAACAAAGTGTCCGTGCCAATACAGCCCTCAAAGACATTAAAAAAATGAAAATAACTTTAGGAGATTAA
- the mraY gene encoding phospho-N-acetylmuramoyl-pentapeptide-transferase produces the protein MISSISAGVLAFLLTLIGIPAFIRFYRKAQITGQQMHEDVKQHQAKAGTPTMGGLVFLIVAVVVSFLVALFTQQLTNNVGMILFILVLYGLVGFLDDFLKVFRKINEGLNPKQKLALQLLGGVIFYLFYERGGDMLSVFGYQVHLGIFYIFFALFWLVGFSNAVNLTDGIDGLASISVVISLSAYGVIAYMQNQLDILLVILAMIGGLLGFFVFNHKPAKVFMGDVGSLALGGMLAAISMALHQEWTLLLIGIIYVFETSSVMMQVTYFKLSGGKRIFRMTPVHHHFELGGFSGKGNPWSEWKVDFFFWGVGLLASLLTLAFLYLL, from the coding sequence ATGATTAGTTCCATTAGTGCTGGAGTTCTAGCCTTTCTATTGACCTTGATAGGTATTCCAGCCTTTATCCGATTTTATCGAAAAGCACAGATTACGGGTCAGCAGATGCACGAGGATGTCAAGCAACACCAAGCTAAAGCTGGGACTCCAACCATGGGAGGTCTTGTCTTCCTGATTGTTGCAGTAGTGGTGAGCTTCCTTGTCGCTCTCTTTACCCAACAATTGACCAACAATGTCGGCATGATTTTGTTTATCTTGGTTTTGTATGGTTTGGTAGGTTTTTTGGATGATTTCCTCAAGGTCTTTCGTAAAATTAACGAAGGCTTAAATCCCAAGCAAAAACTTGCTCTCCAGCTCCTTGGAGGAGTGATTTTCTACCTCTTTTATGAGCGTGGTGGCGACATGCTTTCAGTCTTTGGCTACCAAGTTCATCTAGGCATTTTCTATATTTTCTTTGCCCTTTTCTGGCTAGTTGGCTTTTCAAATGCGGTGAATTTGACGGACGGGATCGACGGCTTAGCAAGTATTTCAGTGGTGATTAGCTTATCGGCCTACGGTGTGATTGCTTATATGCAAAATCAACTGGATATCCTTCTTGTGATTCTTGCCATGATTGGTGGTTTGCTAGGTTTCTTCGTCTTTAACCACAAGCCTGCTAAGGTTTTCATGGGAGATGTGGGAAGTTTGGCTCTAGGTGGGATGTTGGCAGCAATCTCTATGGCCCTCCACCAAGAATGGACCCTTTTGCTGATTGGGATTATCTATGTCTTTGAGACAAGCTCTGTTATGATGCAGGTTACCTACTTCAAACTTAGTGGTGGAAAGCGTATTTTCCGTATGACGCCTGTCCATCATCATTTTGAGCTTGGAGGATTCTCAGGCAAGGGCAATCCTTGGAGCGAGTGGAAGGTTGACTTCTTCTTTTGGGGAGTTGGGCTTCTAGCAAGTCTCTTGACCCTAGCCTTTTTATACCTACTGTAA